One Rhizobiales bacterium GAS188 DNA window includes the following coding sequences:
- a CDS encoding myo-inositol-1(or 4)-monophosphatase: MTGEAASQAWTSSSDLQQLIGAAAREAGALAMRWFRPGQQTAARSWTKGKSSPVTEADIEVDAFLRARLAAAGPECGWLSEETVDSPERLSCRRVFVVDPIDGTRAFIGGDARWCVSIALVEDGVPVAAVVHAPALDLTHEAIAHGRALLNGSPISASPAASLAGASIAGPRFMLDRLVAAGTGILPTAKIPSLAHRLCKVADASLDIALASQDAHDWDIAAAHLILERAGGKLADFEGVAPRYNRETTIHGNLLAAPAAGFDAVLAELGRVIGLPKVGGLPNTADLPNTVGAATERS; encoded by the coding sequence ATGACGGGGGAGGCAGCTTCGCAAGCCTGGACCTCGTCATCGGACCTGCAGCAGCTGATCGGCGCTGCGGCGCGCGAAGCCGGGGCGCTGGCGATGCGCTGGTTCCGGCCGGGGCAGCAGACGGCGGCGCGCAGCTGGACCAAGGGCAAGAGCTCGCCGGTCACCGAGGCCGATATCGAGGTCGACGCTTTCCTGCGCGCTCGATTGGCCGCGGCGGGCCCCGAATGCGGCTGGCTCTCCGAGGAGACGGTCGATTCTCCCGAGCGTCTGTCGTGCCGGCGCGTCTTCGTCGTCGATCCGATCGACGGAACCCGCGCCTTCATCGGCGGCGATGCGCGCTGGTGCGTCTCGATCGCGCTGGTCGAGGACGGCGTGCCGGTCGCGGCCGTGGTGCATGCGCCGGCCCTCGACCTGACCCATGAGGCGATCGCGCATGGCCGGGCTCTGCTGAACGGCTCGCCGATTTCGGCATCTCCTGCGGCGTCCTTGGCGGGAGCAAGCATCGCCGGGCCGCGCTTCATGCTCGACAGGCTCGTGGCGGCAGGGACGGGCATCCTCCCCACCGCCAAGATCCCATCCCTCGCGCACCGGCTGTGCAAGGTCGCCGATGCCTCGCTCGATATCGCGCTCGCCTCGCAGGATGCCCATGACTGGGACATCGCGGCGGCTCACCTGATCCTAGAGCGCGCCGGCGGGAAGCTTGCCGATTTCGAAGGCGTCGCGCCGCGCTATAACCGCGAGACGACCATTCATGGCAATCTTCTCGCAGCTCCGGCCGCCGGCTTCGATGCCGTGCTGGCCGAGCTCGGTCGCGTCATCGGC